One Synechococcus sp. JA-2-3B'a(2-13) genomic window carries:
- a CDS encoding ABC transporter ATP-binding protein yields the protein MTEAVSTADSALLTVQGLRVFLPSRAAGEPSGSPVVDGLSFQIGIGQTLGLVGESGSGKTMTALTLIDLLPSSARVEGKILFKGPDGTVDWLQLDPRQRRRYRGSQIAMIFQEPSTALNPLYTCGQQLQETLRANTSLSPAEIRAQAIRLFEEVQLSPQMLERYPHQLSGGQIQRAAIACAIASNPQLLIADEPTTALDVTVQAEILRLLWELQQHRQMAILFITHDLNLVAELADQVVVMRRGQAVEQGSVEQIFRDPQHPYTRGLLACRPVLERRLRRLPTVQDFLEKGGSPEEQWQQVEIPAAVRVSGTESLEEERLRRLYSQPPLLQVRDLRTHYAVRRGPFGRQVGEIRAVDGISFDLYPGETLGLVGESGCGKTTLGRTLLRLVRASSGQVIYDGEELLRLPPQRLRRLRREIQLIFQDPAASLDPRMSVGASVIEPMALHGIGRNAAERRARAQRLFERVGLDPEALDRLPHQFSGGQRQRICIARALASEPRLIVCDEAVSSLDVSVQAQVLNLLKDLQEELGLAYLFISHDLSVVKFMSDRIMVMNRGRIEELGPASQIYQQPQQDYTRRLIAAFAPAVRSTSPKGRSVRDSGP from the coding sequence ATGACTGAGGCTGTCTCTACTGCCGATTCTGCCTTGCTGACCGTACAAGGGCTGCGGGTTTTCTTGCCCAGCCGTGCAGCTGGCGAGCCCTCGGGATCCCCGGTGGTGGACGGGCTGTCTTTCCAGATCGGGATCGGCCAGACCTTAGGCCTGGTGGGGGAGTCGGGATCCGGCAAAACCATGACCGCCCTGACGCTGATTGATCTGCTGCCCAGCTCGGCCCGGGTGGAGGGCAAAATCCTCTTCAAGGGCCCTGACGGAACGGTGGACTGGCTGCAGTTGGATCCCCGGCAACGGCGGCGCTATCGCGGATCCCAGATCGCCATGATTTTCCAGGAGCCGAGCACCGCCCTCAACCCCCTCTACACCTGTGGCCAGCAGTTACAGGAAACCTTGAGGGCCAACACCTCCCTGAGCCCGGCGGAGATCCGCGCCCAAGCCATTCGCCTGTTTGAGGAGGTGCAGCTTTCTCCCCAGATGCTGGAGCGCTATCCTCATCAGCTCTCCGGCGGCCAAATCCAGCGGGCGGCCATTGCCTGTGCCATCGCCTCCAATCCCCAACTGTTGATTGCCGATGAGCCGACCACCGCTCTAGATGTTACGGTGCAAGCGGAAATCCTGCGCCTGCTCTGGGAGCTGCAGCAGCACCGGCAGATGGCCATCCTCTTCATCACCCACGATCTCAATTTGGTGGCCGAACTGGCAGATCAGGTGGTGGTGATGCGCCGGGGCCAAGCTGTGGAACAGGGATCGGTGGAGCAGATCTTTCGGGATCCCCAGCATCCCTACACCCGCGGCCTGTTGGCCTGTCGCCCGGTGTTGGAGCGGCGGTTGCGGCGGTTGCCCACCGTCCAGGATTTTCTGGAAAAAGGGGGATCCCCAGAGGAGCAGTGGCAGCAGGTGGAGATCCCGGCTGCCGTTCGCGTAAGCGGGACGGAGTCCTTAGAGGAAGAACGGCTGCGCCGGCTGTACAGTCAGCCCCCCCTACTGCAGGTGCGGGATCTGCGAACCCACTACGCCGTCCGTCGAGGGCCATTTGGCCGCCAGGTGGGCGAGATCCGAGCTGTGGATGGGATCAGCTTTGACCTCTACCCCGGAGAGACCTTGGGGCTGGTGGGAGAGTCCGGCTGCGGCAAAACCACCCTGGGGCGAACCCTGTTGCGCCTGGTCCGTGCCAGCTCTGGCCAGGTGATCTACGACGGCGAGGAGCTGCTCCGCTTGCCGCCCCAACGCTTACGTCGTCTCCGCCGCGAGATTCAGCTGATCTTTCAGGATCCGGCAGCCTCACTGGATCCGCGCATGAGTGTGGGAGCCAGCGTCATAGAGCCAATGGCCCTGCACGGGATTGGGAGAAATGCTGCTGAGCGACGAGCACGGGCCCAACGCCTGTTTGAACGGGTAGGGTTGGATCCGGAAGCGCTGGATCGCCTGCCCCACCAGTTTTCCGGAGGACAGCGGCAGCGGATCTGTATTGCCCGCGCCCTGGCCTCGGAGCCCCGCCTGATCGTCTGCGATGAGGCAGTGTCTTCCCTGGATGTCTCCGTGCAGGCCCAGGTGCTGAACTTGCTCAAGGATCTGCAGGAGGAACTGGGGTTGGCCTACCTGTTCATCTCCCACGACCTGAGCGTGGTCAAGTTCATGAGCGACCGCATCATGGTCATGAACCGGGGCCGCATCGAAGAGCTTGGCCCCGCCTCCCAGATCTACCAGCAGCCGCAGCAGGACTACACCCGCCGCCTCATCGCCGCGTTCGCGCCAGCGGTGCGGAGCACTTCCCCCAAAGGGAGATCCGTTCGCGATAGCGGGCCGTAG
- a CDS encoding OsmC family protein, translating into MEVCVTYRDGVQFQAESRGHRILSDQPLDNHGRDQGMTPPEWFLASLGACVGFYAVKYLEARQLDPSGLEVVVTAEKVEHPARLDNIRIQVKIGIPLDERHQKGLEKTVDACIIHNTLTHPPTLTTEIQVPAPVGA; encoded by the coding sequence ATGGAAGTTTGCGTCACCTACCGCGATGGTGTTCAGTTCCAAGCGGAAAGCCGAGGGCACCGCATTCTCAGCGATCAGCCTTTGGACAACCACGGTCGAGATCAGGGAATGACGCCGCCGGAATGGTTTTTGGCTTCTCTGGGTGCCTGTGTTGGTTTTTATGCCGTCAAATATCTGGAAGCGCGACAGTTGGATCCTAGTGGACTAGAGGTGGTGGTCACGGCGGAGAAAGTTGAGCATCCGGCTCGCCTAGACAACATTCGCATCCAAGTCAAAATCGGGATCCCGCTGGACGAAAGGCATCAAAAGGGTCTGGAAAAAACAGTTGATGCCTGCATCATTCACAATACGCTTACCCATCCCCCCACCCTGACCACCGAAATCCAAGTTCCTGCTCCTGTTGGCGCCTAG
- a CDS encoding VOC family protein: MNQSNRIVQGIHHLHFYLWDLPRWQEHFCQVWGFRMEGQLGSTLCLRQGSLRLRLSQPAHAGDEVDRYLQQHSPGVVDVALAVVEQELLGLAELLQRRGAQVEWIPAEEEGGPTLRLRTPYGLRHSLLPGSGIPDSAPAEENLFSHWDHLVLNVEQGSLQAAADWYEQVLGWRSLYRYSIRTNTSGLESVVVGDPEAGIQLAINEPTCAASQIQEFLDAHHGPGLQHAALHSSDVFASVRRLRQGGVNFLQVPPEYYTNLARELASGAILRSGGLPPAISWHDLVEQQLLLDATLPASDSPHPPLLLQTFTQPLFGRPTFFFEVIQRLGGATGFGEANFQALFEALERQQRQRQQALVC; encoded by the coding sequence ATGAACCAGTCCAATCGAATCGTCCAAGGGATCCATCACCTGCACTTCTATCTTTGGGATCTGCCCCGTTGGCAGGAACACTTTTGTCAAGTTTGGGGCTTCCGAATGGAAGGACAGCTCGGCAGTACCCTCTGTCTGCGTCAGGGATCCCTGCGCTTGCGCCTATCTCAGCCGGCTCACGCCGGGGATGAGGTGGATCGCTATTTGCAGCAACATTCGCCTGGCGTGGTGGATGTGGCCTTAGCGGTGGTGGAGCAAGAGCTGTTGGGCTTGGCAGAGCTTCTGCAGAGGCGAGGAGCCCAAGTGGAGTGGATCCCGGCAGAAGAGGAAGGCGGCCCCACTCTGCGCCTGCGCACCCCCTATGGACTTCGGCATTCTTTGCTCCCCGGCTCAGGGATCCCCGATTCAGCCCCTGCTGAGGAGAACCTGTTTTCCCACTGGGATCACCTGGTATTGAACGTGGAGCAGGGATCCCTGCAGGCAGCGGCGGATTGGTATGAGCAGGTGCTGGGTTGGCGGTCTCTGTATCGCTATAGCATCCGCACCAACACCTCTGGCCTAGAAAGTGTGGTGGTGGGAGATCCTGAAGCCGGGATCCAGTTGGCCATCAACGAGCCCACCTGTGCCGCTTCCCAGATCCAGGAGTTTTTGGATGCCCATCATGGCCCTGGCCTGCAACATGCGGCGTTGCACAGCTCAGATGTCTTCGCCAGTGTGCGCCGGCTGCGACAGGGAGGCGTAAACTTTCTGCAGGTGCCACCGGAGTACTACACAAACCTGGCAAGGGAGCTGGCTTCTGGAGCAATACTCCGTTCTGGTGGGTTGCCCCCCGCCATCTCCTGGCACGACTTGGTGGAGCAGCAGCTCCTTTTGGATGCCACCTTGCCTGCTTCTGATTCCCCACACCCCCCCCTGTTGTTGCAAACCTTCACTCAGCCTCTGTTTGGTCGGCCCACGTTTTTTTTCGAGGTCATCCAACGATTGGGTGGAGCCACAGGCTTTGGCGAAGCCAACTTTCAAGCCCTGTTTGAAGCTCTAGAACGCCAACAGCGACAACGGCAGCAAGCCCTGGTCTGCTAA
- the pflA gene encoding pyruvate formate-lyase-activating protein — MDTVMNPLTPIAGRIHSVETCGTVDGPGIRFVIFTQGCPLRCLYCHNPDCRDPQAGQLVTVESLIAEIQRYKNYLRGGGVTATGGEPLMQPTFVAEIFRRCHELGLHTALDTSGYGQLEAAKPVLEHTDLVLLDIKSYLPELYRKVTGVSLEPTLNLARYLDQIHKPTWIRFVLVPGLTDPEENIKGLAEFVATLSNVERVEVLPFHKMGEYKWQQLGLPYTLADVDPPTPEQVNHALQIFRDQGLVAI, encoded by the coding sequence ATGGATACCGTTATGAACCCCCTGACACCAATTGCTGGGCGCATTCACTCGGTGGAAACCTGTGGCACCGTCGATGGGCCAGGAATCCGCTTCGTAATTTTTACACAGGGTTGTCCACTTCGCTGTTTGTATTGCCACAACCCCGACTGTCGGGATCCGCAGGCGGGACAGCTTGTTACGGTTGAGTCTTTGATTGCCGAGATCCAACGTTACAAGAATTACTTGCGAGGGGGGGGAGTTACGGCTACCGGGGGAGAGCCTTTAATGCAACCCACCTTTGTAGCTGAGATCTTCCGTCGCTGTCATGAGTTGGGCTTGCACACGGCTTTGGATACTTCTGGCTATGGGCAACTGGAAGCAGCCAAGCCTGTGTTGGAGCATACAGATTTGGTGTTGCTGGATATCAAGTCTTATCTGCCGGAGCTGTATCGAAAGGTTACCGGCGTTTCGCTAGAACCCACTCTTAATCTGGCCCGCTATTTAGACCAGATCCACAAGCCTACCTGGATTCGTTTTGTGCTGGTTCCCGGCTTGACGGATCCCGAGGAAAACATTAAGGGTCTGGCCGAGTTTGTGGCCACCTTATCCAACGTGGAGCGAGTGGAAGTTTTGCCCTTTCACAAGATGGGGGAATACAAATGGCAGCAATTGGGATTGCCTTACACCCTTGCCGATGTCGATCCACCCACACCCGAACAGGTGAATCATGCATTACAAATCTTTCGGGATCAAGGACTGGTGGCTATTTGA
- a CDS encoding pentapeptide repeat-containing protein, translated as MTVCSAADLVSQYASGRRDFREIDLQGAELQGIHLAGADLSYADFSGANLAGANLRGCDLSFADFSGANLSEADLRGCLLFGSNFRGALLEGALLDHADFDAYTHFPKDFDPKAHRLHGITVDTSVPSPHDPSV; from the coding sequence ATGACTGTTTGTAGCGCTGCGGATCTGGTCAGCCAGTATGCCTCAGGACGGCGCGATTTTCGGGAGATCGATTTGCAGGGGGCTGAGCTGCAGGGGATCCATTTGGCTGGCGCCGATCTCAGCTATGCCGATTTCAGTGGGGCCAACTTGGCGGGGGCTAATTTGCGGGGGTGCGATCTCAGTTTTGCCGACTTCAGCGGAGCTAACCTATCGGAAGCCGATTTGCGGGGATGTCTCCTCTTTGGCAGCAATTTCCGAGGGGCGCTCTTAGAAGGAGCCTTGTTGGATCACGCAGATTTCGATGCCTATACCCATTTCCCGAAGGATTTCGATCCCAAGGCCCACCGCCTGCACGGCATCACGGTGGATACCTCCGTGCCTAGCCCACACGACCCATCGGTCTGA
- the pflB gene encoding formate C-acetyltransferase, with product MVASVQRSVASPTELKAEPRTGSNAAGQKVLSDFATGAWQRCIDVRDFIQRNYTPYTGDETFLAAATERTQRLWAKVKDLMALERERGILDADTAVPSTITSHAPGYIDPELEQIVGLQTDKPLKRAIMPFGGIRVVESSLKAYGYELDPRTKEIFTQYRKTHNDGVFDAYTEEMRRCRRSGIITGLPDAYGRGRIIGDYRRVALYGVDRLIEDKQAQKASLDLDTMDEETIRLREELSEQIKALQELKEMGSRYGFDLGRPAANAREAIQWLYLAYLAAVKEQNGAAMSLGRVSTFLDIYIERDLQAGILTEEEAQELIDHFVMKLRMVRFLRTPEYNELFSGDPTWVTECIGGMGLDGRPLVTKTSFRMLHTLYNLGPAPEPNLTVLWSERLPEAFKRYCAKVSIETSSIQYENDDLMRPYWGDDYGIACCVSAMRIGKQMQFFGARVNLAKCLLYAINGGRDEISGEQVAPAFAPITADVLDYDEVWPRMAQMMAWLAKTYVNTMNIIHYMHDKYCYERLEMALHDRDVLRTMAFGLAGLSVTADSLSAIKYARVRAIRDERGLVVDYAVEGDFPKYGNNDDRVDSIAVQLVQTFMAELRKHKTYRNAIPTQSILTITSNVVYGKKTGNTPDGRRAGEPFAPGANPMHGRDTKGAVASLASVAKLPYDDALDGISNTFSIVPAALGRTAEERVANLVGLLDGYMRDGGFHLNVNVLNRETLLHAMEHPELYPQLTIRVSGYAVNFIKLTREQQLDVINRTFHQHC from the coding sequence ATGGTTGCCAGTGTGCAGCGTTCTGTAGCATCACCTACAGAATTGAAGGCGGAACCAAGGACAGGATCCAACGCAGCCGGTCAAAAAGTTTTGAGCGATTTTGCAACGGGAGCCTGGCAGCGCTGCATCGACGTCAGAGACTTTATTCAGCGCAATTACACCCCCTACACCGGTGATGAAACCTTCTTAGCTGCAGCCACCGAGCGCACCCAGCGGCTGTGGGCCAAGGTCAAGGATTTGATGGCTCTGGAGCGAGAGCGAGGGATCCTAGATGCCGATACCGCTGTTCCCTCTACCATCACCAGCCACGCCCCTGGCTATATCGACCCAGAGCTGGAACAGATTGTGGGGCTGCAGACGGACAAACCTCTGAAGCGGGCCATCATGCCCTTTGGCGGCATCCGCGTGGTGGAGTCTTCCCTCAAAGCCTATGGCTACGAGCTGGATCCCCGCACCAAGGAAATTTTTACCCAGTACCGCAAAACCCACAACGACGGCGTTTTTGACGCCTATACCGAAGAGATGCGCCGCTGCCGCCGCTCCGGGATCATCACCGGCCTGCCCGATGCCTACGGTCGGGGTCGCATCATTGGGGACTACCGGCGGGTGGCCCTCTACGGGGTGGATCGGCTCATCGAAGACAAGCAGGCCCAAAAAGCCAGTCTAGACCTGGACACGATGGACGAAGAGACCATCCGCCTGCGGGAGGAGCTCTCCGAGCAGATTAAGGCCCTACAAGAGCTGAAAGAGATGGGATCCCGCTACGGGTTTGACCTGGGCCGTCCGGCAGCCAACGCCCGCGAAGCCATCCAATGGCTGTACCTGGCCTACCTGGCAGCCGTCAAGGAGCAAAACGGGGCGGCCATGTCCTTGGGGCGGGTGTCCACCTTCCTGGACATCTACATCGAGCGGGATCTGCAGGCCGGGATCCTCACCGAGGAAGAGGCCCAGGAGCTCATTGACCACTTTGTTATGAAGCTGCGCATGGTCAGGTTTTTGCGCACGCCCGAGTACAACGAGCTATTCAGCGGGGATCCCACCTGGGTTACCGAGTGCATCGGCGGCATGGGCCTGGATGGGCGGCCTTTGGTTACCAAAACCAGCTTCCGCATGCTGCATACCCTCTACAACCTTGGCCCAGCGCCCGAGCCCAACTTGACCGTGCTCTGGTCGGAGCGGCTGCCGGAAGCCTTCAAGCGCTACTGCGCCAAGGTCTCCATTGAAACCAGCTCCATCCAGTACGAAAACGACGACTTGATGCGCCCCTACTGGGGGGATGACTACGGCATCGCCTGCTGTGTGTCGGCCATGCGCATCGGCAAGCAAATGCAGTTCTTTGGGGCGCGGGTGAACTTGGCCAAGTGCCTGCTCTATGCCATCAACGGCGGTCGGGATGAGATCTCCGGCGAGCAGGTGGCTCCTGCTTTCGCCCCCATCACCGCCGATGTCCTGGACTACGACGAGGTGTGGCCGCGCATGGCGCAGATGATGGCCTGGCTGGCCAAAACCTACGTCAACACCATGAACATCATCCACTACATGCACGACAAGTACTGCTACGAGCGCCTGGAGATGGCCCTGCACGACCGGGACGTGCTGCGCACCATGGCCTTTGGGTTGGCCGGCCTGTCGGTAACAGCCGACTCCCTATCCGCCATCAAATACGCGCGGGTACGGGCCATCCGGGATGAGCGGGGCCTAGTGGTGGATTACGCGGTGGAGGGCGACTTCCCCAAATACGGCAACAACGACGACCGAGTTGACTCCATTGCGGTGCAACTGGTGCAGACCTTCATGGCCGAGCTGCGCAAGCACAAGACCTACCGCAATGCCATCCCCACCCAGTCCATCCTCACCATCACCTCCAACGTGGTCTACGGCAAGAAAACCGGCAATACTCCCGATGGGCGGCGAGCGGGCGAGCCCTTTGCCCCAGGGGCCAACCCCATGCACGGCCGGGACACCAAGGGGGCGGTGGCGTCGCTGGCTTCGGTGGCCAAGCTGCCCTACGACGACGCTCTGGATGGGATCTCCAACACCTTCTCGATTGTGCCGGCGGCCCTAGGTCGCACAGCGGAGGAGCGGGTTGCCAATCTAGTGGGGCTGCTGGATGGCTACATGCGGGATGGCGGTTTCCACCTCAACGTCAATGTTCTCAACCGCGAGACCCTGCTGCATGCCATGGAGCACCCGGAGCTCTACCCACAGCTCACCATCCGGGTTTCCGGCTATGCGGTGAACTTCATCAAGCTCACCCGCGAGCAGCAACTGGATGTCATTAACCGCACGTTCCATCAACACTGCTAA
- the adhE gene encoding bifunctional acetaldehyde-CoA/alcohol dehydrogenase yields the protein MPVTNLAELETLIQQVKAAQAEYATFTQEQVDRIFHKAALAANNERIPLAKLAVQETGMGIVEDKVIKNHFASEYIYNKYKHEKTCGVIERDESFGYERIAEPVGLLAGIVPVTNPTSTTIFKALITLKTRNGIIFSPHPRAKKCTIAAAKVVKEAAEAAGAPVGLIGWIDEPTIELSQALMQHPEVKLILATGGPGMVKAAYSSGHPSLGVGAGNTPAVIDASADIPMAVSSILLSKTFDNGMICASEQAVVVVDAIYEQVKAEFGHRGAYILDPEQIEAVRRILLKDGRLNPAIVGQSVQTIAALAGIQVPEGTKLLIGEVEKVGPEEPFSYEKLAPVLALYRANDFHSAVDVAVQLVNFGGRGHTSVLYTDPANRDDIAYFENALQTGRVLINTPSSQGAIGDLYNFKLDPSLTLGCGTWGGNSISENVGPRHLLNIKTVTQRRENMLWFRIPPKVYFKPGCLPIALRELAGKKRAFLVTDKPLFELGILHPITQVLDEIRVSWDVYHDVEPDPTLSNVNRGLEQLRQFQPDVIIAVGGGSPMDAAKVMWLMYEQPQVEFEGLAMRFMDIRKRVYELPPLGQKAQLICIPTTSGTGSEVTPFAVVTDDRVGIKYPLADYALTPTMAIVDPDLTLKMPKKLTAYGGIDALTHALEAYVSVMASDFTDGLALQAIKLLMTYLPRAYEKGAEDPEAREKVHYAATIAGMAFANAFLGVCHSLAHKLGSTFHLPHGLANALMITHVIRYNATDAPFKQAIFPQYRYPNAKHRYAEIADYLQLGGADDDEKVMRLIEAIEELKRKLGIPATIREALGEKEREFYDRLEAMAEQAFDDQCTGANPRYPLIQDMKELYVLAYRGCRVDSALYHQPEPVLA from the coding sequence ATGCCAGTAACCAATCTAGCCGAGCTGGAAACCTTGATCCAGCAGGTGAAGGCTGCCCAAGCTGAATATGCAACTTTCACCCAAGAACAGGTAGACCGGATTTTTCACAAAGCCGCTCTGGCTGCCAACAACGAACGGATCCCGTTGGCCAAGCTGGCGGTACAGGAAACCGGCATGGGTATTGTGGAGGACAAGGTGATCAAAAATCACTTTGCCTCGGAATACATTTACAACAAATACAAACACGAGAAAACCTGCGGGGTTATCGAGCGGGATGAGAGCTTTGGCTACGAGCGCATTGCTGAACCGGTGGGTCTTTTGGCAGGTATTGTGCCGGTAACCAACCCCACGTCAACGACCATTTTCAAGGCTCTGATCACCCTCAAAACCCGCAACGGCATTATCTTTTCCCCTCATCCCCGCGCCAAAAAATGTACTATTGCCGCAGCCAAAGTGGTTAAGGAAGCCGCCGAGGCAGCGGGTGCTCCCGTGGGGCTCATTGGCTGGATCGATGAGCCCACCATCGAGCTGTCCCAGGCTTTGATGCAGCATCCTGAGGTGAAGCTGATCTTGGCTACCGGCGGGCCTGGCATGGTTAAAGCGGCCTACTCTTCGGGCCACCCGTCTTTGGGGGTGGGAGCGGGCAATACCCCGGCAGTGATCGATGCCAGTGCCGATATTCCCATGGCTGTCAGCTCGATTTTGTTGAGCAAGACCTTCGACAACGGCATGATCTGTGCCTCAGAACAGGCAGTGGTGGTGGTGGATGCCATCTACGAGCAGGTCAAGGCCGAGTTCGGCCATCGGGGGGCCTACATTTTGGATCCGGAACAAATCGAAGCCGTGCGCCGCATCCTTCTCAAAGACGGTCGCCTCAATCCGGCCATTGTGGGCCAGTCGGTGCAGACCATCGCTGCCCTGGCCGGTATCCAGGTACCCGAAGGCACCAAACTGCTGATTGGGGAAGTGGAGAAGGTGGGGCCGGAGGAGCCCTTCTCCTACGAAAAATTGGCCCCTGTTCTGGCCCTCTACCGCGCCAACGATTTCCACAGCGCCGTAGATGTTGCTGTCCAACTGGTCAATTTCGGCGGGCGGGGACACACCTCTGTTTTGTACACAGATCCCGCCAATCGGGACGATATTGCCTACTTTGAAAATGCCCTGCAAACCGGTCGAGTCTTGATCAACACTCCCTCTTCACAAGGGGCCATTGGGGATCTCTACAACTTCAAGCTAGATCCCTCTCTGACTTTGGGCTGTGGCACTTGGGGAGGCAATTCGATCTCCGAGAATGTGGGGCCGCGCCACCTGCTCAACATTAAAACGGTAACCCAACGTCGGGAAAACATGCTCTGGTTTCGGATCCCGCCCAAGGTTTACTTCAAGCCCGGATGTCTACCCATTGCTCTGCGGGAATTGGCCGGCAAAAAACGCGCCTTTTTGGTGACCGATAAGCCGCTCTTTGAGTTGGGCATATTGCATCCCATCACCCAGGTTTTGGATGAGATTCGCGTGAGCTGGGATGTGTACCACGATGTAGAGCCGGATCCCACCCTCAGCAACGTCAATCGCGGTCTGGAGCAGTTGCGCCAGTTTCAACCGGATGTGATCATCGCGGTCGGTGGGGGATCCCCGATGGATGCGGCCAAGGTGATGTGGCTGATGTACGAGCAGCCCCAGGTGGAGTTTGAAGGCTTGGCGATGCGCTTTATGGACATCCGCAAGCGGGTTTACGAGCTGCCCCCACTGGGACAAAAAGCTCAGCTCATCTGCATCCCCACCACTTCCGGCACGGGATCCGAGGTGACGCCCTTTGCCGTAGTGACCGATGACCGGGTGGGGATCAAATACCCCCTGGCGGACTACGCCCTCACCCCCACCATGGCCATTGTGGATCCGGATCTCACCTTAAAGATGCCCAAGAAGCTAACGGCTTACGGCGGCATCGATGCCCTCACCCATGCTCTGGAAGCCTATGTGTCGGTGATGGCCAGCGACTTTACCGATGGGCTTGCCCTGCAGGCCATCAAGCTCCTGATGACCTACCTGCCGCGGGCCTACGAGAAGGGCGCCGAGGATCCCGAAGCGCGGGAAAAAGTCCACTACGCCGCCACCATTGCCGGCATGGCCTTTGCCAACGCCTTTTTGGGGGTGTGCCACTCCCTGGCCCACAAGCTGGGATCCACCTTCCATCTGCCCCACGGCCTGGCCAATGCCCTGATGATTACCCACGTCATCCGCTACAACGCCACCGACGCCCCCTTCAAGCAGGCCATTTTTCCCCAATACCGCTATCCCAACGCCAAACACCGCTACGCGGAAATTGCCGATTACCTGCAGTTGGGCGGGGCGGATGACGATGAAAAGGTCATGCGCCTGATTGAGGCCATCGAAGAACTCAAGCGGAAACTGGGGATCCCGGCCACCATTCGCGAGGCCCTGGGGGAGAAAGAGCGGGAGTTTTACGACCGTCTGGAGGCGATGGCGGAGCAAGCCTTTGACGACCAATGCACCGGCGCCAACCCCCGCTATCCCCTCATTCAAGACATGAAGGAGCTGTACGTTTTGGCCTATCGGGGCTGCCGGGTGGATTCTGCCCTCTACCACCAGCCGGAACCAGTGTTGGCCTAA
- a CDS encoding RNA-guided endonuclease InsQ/TnpB family protein — protein MQRLQAFKYELLPNGQQERQMRRFAGSCRFVYNKALALQKERHEQGQKKLGYAGLCQLLTAWRHSADTAWLADAPVHPLQQALKDLERAYSHFFAQRAGFPKFKKKGRSDSFRYPAPKQIQLDQANSRIFLPKLGWLRYRNSRDVVGKVKSVTVSKHAGKWFVSIQTEREVDRPIPQGGAVGMDMGIARLATLSDGTFYAPLNSFKRHEARLRKAQQALSRKVKFSNNWKKAKARLQRIHSQMANARRDFLHKVSTAISKSQAIVCIEDLRVRNMSKLAAGTADAPGKNVRAKSALNKAILDQGWYEFRCMLEYKLAWKGGRLIVVPPQNPSRTCPCCGHVSSDNRQTQAWFECVACGYENNADRGSGPEAFRGSGPEAFRGSGPEAFLVGAINILARGIQLLRDEGQDTADAAVGMRVDQPPVSARMACGSNCTGGRKQEPAETTAQGAIHA, from the coding sequence ATGCAACGACTTCAAGCCTTCAAGTACGAATTGCTGCCCAACGGCCAGCAGGAACGGCAGATGCGCCGCTTTGCTGGCTCCTGCCGGTTCGTCTACAACAAAGCACTGGCGTTGCAGAAGGAGCGTCACGAGCAAGGCCAGAAAAAGCTAGGCTATGCGGGCTTGTGCCAGCTGCTCACCGCGTGGCGCCACAGCGCAGATACAGCGTGGCTGGCGGATGCGCCGGTGCATCCGCTGCAACAGGCACTCAAGGATTTGGAGCGAGCCTACAGCCACTTCTTCGCCCAGCGCGCCGGCTTCCCGAAGTTCAAGAAAAAAGGCCGGTCGGACAGTTTCCGTTATCCCGCGCCCAAGCAAATCCAGCTGGACCAGGCCAACAGCCGCATCTTTCTGCCCAAACTTGGCTGGCTGCGCTACCGCAACAGCCGCGACGTGGTGGGCAAGGTCAAGAGCGTCACCGTATCCAAGCACGCTGGCAAGTGGTTCGTGTCGATCCAGACCGAGCGGGAGGTTGATCGGCCTATTCCGCAGGGGGGCGCAGTGGGCATGGACATGGGCATTGCCCGCTTGGCTACCCTCTCGGACGGCACGTTCTACGCGCCCCTCAACAGCTTCAAGCGGCACGAGGCGCGCTTGCGCAAGGCCCAGCAAGCGCTCTCCCGCAAAGTCAAGTTCAGCAACAACTGGAAGAAGGCAAAAGCCCGCCTCCAGCGTATTCATTCTCAGATGGCCAACGCCCGCCGCGACTTCCTGCACAAGGTCTCGACCGCGATTAGCAAAAGCCAGGCAATCGTGTGCATCGAGGACTTGCGGGTGCGGAATATGTCCAAGTTGGCGGCAGGGACGGCAGATGCTCCTGGGAAGAACGTCCGCGCCAAGTCAGCGTTAAACAAAGCCATTCTCGACCAGGGGTGGTATGAGTTCCGCTGCATGCTGGAGTACAAGCTGGCCTGGAAAGGTGGCAGGCTCATTGTCGTGCCGCCGCAGAACCCGAGCCGCACCTGTCCATGTTGCGGCCATGTTTCATCAGACAACCGCCAGACCCAAGCCTGGTTCGAGTGCGTGGCGTGCGGCTATGAGAATAACGCCGATCGCGGCAGCGGGCCGGAGGCCTTTCGCGGCAGCGGGCCGGAGGCCTTTCGCGGCAGCGGGCCGGAGGCCTTTCTGGTCGGTGCCATCAACATCCTTGCTCGCGGGATACAGCTGTTGCGAGACGAAGGGCAGGACACGGCCGACGCTGCGGTCGGGATGCGGGTGGATCAACCACCCGTGTCAGCCCGGATGGCCTGTGGATCGAACTGCACGGGCGGTCGGAAGCAGGAACCCGCCGAGACGACTGCGCAAGGAGCCATCCATGCGTAG